In endosymbiont of unidentified scaly snail isolate Monju, the following are encoded in one genomic region:
- a CDS encoding DUF4126 domain-containing protein has protein sequence MEAVQTIALMMGTAWASGINLYATVLMLGWMGSTGQVDLPPGLEVLTAPSVMFAAGLMYCVEFFADKVPGVDTGWDTIHTFIRIPAGAIMAAGAAEGLDIGPAAELTALLLGGALSATSHATKAGTRVLINTSPEPVTNWIASITEDLVVIGGLWASLNHPWWFLAGLVLFLLLVAWLLPRIWRALKRIARAVGRWFGRRDDPAPAEAFEERRRDVLRELYEDKRDKT, from the coding sequence ATGGAAGCCGTGCAGACCATCGCCCTGATGATGGGCACCGCCTGGGCCTCGGGTATCAACCTGTATGCCACGGTGCTGATGCTCGGCTGGATGGGCAGCACCGGACAAGTGGACCTGCCGCCCGGGCTGGAGGTGCTCACCGCCCCCTCGGTGATGTTCGCCGCCGGCCTGATGTACTGCGTCGAGTTCTTCGCCGACAAGGTGCCGGGCGTGGACACCGGCTGGGATACCATTCACACCTTCATCCGCATTCCCGCCGGCGCCATCATGGCCGCCGGTGCGGCCGAAGGCCTGGACATCGGGCCGGCGGCCGAGTTGACCGCGCTACTGCTGGGCGGGGCGCTGTCGGCCACCAGCCACGCCACCAAGGCGGGCACCCGGGTGCTGATCAACACTTCACCGGAACCGGTCACCAACTGGATCGCCTCGATCACCGAGGACCTGGTGGTGATCGGCGGGCTCTGGGCCTCGCTCAACCACCCCTGGTGGTTCCTCGCCGGCCTGGTGCTGTTCCTGCTGCTGGTGGCCTGGCTGCTGCCCAGGATCTGGCGCGCACTCAAGCGCATCGCCCGTGCGGTGGGCCGCTGGTTCGGGCGCAGGGATGACCCGGCCCCGGCCGAGGCTTTCGAGGAACGGCGCCGCGACGTGCTGCGCGAGCTCTACGAGGACAAGCGCGACAAGACATGA
- a CDS encoding peroxiredoxin family protein: protein MLDFWSVDCPICLADMPALAALLPEIEARGARLIGVNIPQDPPPVIMEAATTLAPPWPLALDPRGELAAAVGGIVGTPTLVILDHEGRVHQRLVGELDADALLAVLDALN from the coding sequence GTGCTCGACTTCTGGTCGGTGGACTGCCCGATCTGCCTGGCCGACATGCCCGCACTGGCCGCGCTACTGCCCGAGATCGAGGCTCGCGGCGCCCGCCTGATCGGGGTGAACATCCCGCAGGACCCGCCACCGGTGATCATGGAGGCCGCTACGACCCTGGCGCCACCCTGGCCGCTGGCGCTGGATCCACGCGGCGAACTGGCCGCTGCGGTCGGCGGTATCGTCGGCACGCCGACCCTGGTGATTCTGGACCACGAGGGGCGCGTCCACCAGCGACTGGTCGGCGAGCTGGACGCCGACGCCCTGCTGGCCGTACTCGACGCACTGAACTGA
- the hemJ gene encoding protoporphyrinogen oxidase HemJ, whose product MWLKAWHLIGMVTWFAGLFYLPRLFVYHAMSEDEISRERFKVMERKLYYGITTPGGLFTLFFGLWMLYDYAWAAWGGQLWLTLKLTLIGLLIAYHLYCGKLVADFRKDRNRRSHVWFRWFNELPVLILIGVVLLAVLKPA is encoded by the coding sequence ATGTGGCTGAAGGCCTGGCATCTGATCGGCATGGTGACCTGGTTTGCGGGGCTGTTCTACCTGCCCCGCCTGTTCGTCTACCACGCCATGAGCGAAGACGAGATATCGCGCGAACGCTTCAAAGTAATGGAACGCAAACTCTACTACGGCATCACCACCCCGGGCGGTCTGTTCACCTTGTTCTTCGGCCTGTGGATGCTCTACGACTACGCCTGGGCGGCCTGGGGTGGTCAGCTCTGGCTGACGCTGAAGCTGACCCTGATCGGCCTGCTGATCGCCTACCACCTCTATTGCGGCAAGCTGGTGGCCGACTTCCGCAAAGACCGCAACCGCCGCTCGCACGTCTGGTTTCGCTGGTTCAACGAACTGCCGGTGCTGATTCTGATCGGCGTGGTACTGCTGGCGGTACTCAAGCCAGCCTGA
- a CDS encoding HesB/IscA family protein yields the protein MSAAVLTDSELSLTLPAQDKMAELMGQVEDKIEGIRVFATPGGCSGVSFGMTFTDQLNDDDRVREYEGVKVIVDPATLEHIRGVEIDFVGEGAEARFVFNNLQPTGGGCGTCGSQGGCS from the coding sequence ATGAGCGCTGCAGTACTGACCGATTCCGAACTGTCTCTGACCCTGCCCGCGCAGGACAAGATGGCCGAGCTGATGGGGCAGGTCGAGGACAAAATCGAGGGCATCCGTGTGTTTGCCACGCCCGGCGGTTGCAGCGGCGTGAGTTTCGGCATGACCTTCACCGACCAGCTCAACGACGACGACCGGGTGCGCGAATATGAAGGCGTCAAGGTGATCGTCGATCCGGCCACCCTGGAACACATCCGCGGAGTCGAGATCGACTTCGTGGGCGAGGGTGCCGAGGCACGTTTCGTATTCAACAACCTGCAACCCACGGGGGGCGGTTGTGGCACCTGCGGCTCGCAGGGCGGTTGTTCCTGA